From Aquificota bacterium, one genomic window encodes:
- a CDS encoding RNA polymerase sigma factor RpoD/SigA produces the protein MIPDTEQEIINQYLKKVSKIPLLTPEEEKEVARRAKEGDPQAFRRLVEANLRFVISIAKQYLGYGLPLSELIAAGNHGLIEAAKRFDPDRGVKFISYAVWWIRQAIMQALSQQTGAVRIPIKQSHLINRISSIYSRLYREFEREPTSEEIAYEYTKEILQKELEKELGREPTEEEIEKRIKKEGYKISPEEVEKCLQLCRVPLSLDAPVGENEDTSFVDFLSQHGTADVEEKIINEVLEKEIEDLLDKLPEKERRVIELRFGLRGEEPRTLREIGEILQISRERVRQLETRALRKLRNMAMKRHLKDFLS, from the coding sequence ATGATACCAGATACAGAGCAAGAGATCATAAACCAATACCTTAAAAAGGTTTCCAAAATACCCCTCCTCACTCCCGAGGAGGAGAAGGAAGTGGCCAGAAGGGCAAAGGAAGGCGACCCACAGGCCTTTAGGAGGCTTGTGGAGGCAAACCTAAGATTTGTTATAAGCATAGCCAAACAATACCTTGGGTATGGTCTTCCCCTTTCCGAATTGATCGCCGCTGGCAACCATGGACTAATAGAGGCGGCCAAAAGATTTGACCCAGATAGGGGCGTAAAGTTTATATCTTATGCCGTTTGGTGGATAAGGCAGGCAATTATGCAGGCACTTTCCCAACAAACGGGAGCAGTGAGAATACCAATAAAACAATCCCATCTTATAAACCGTATTAGCAGTATATACAGCAGGCTATACAGGGAGTTTGAAAGGGAACCAACTTCTGAAGAGATAGCCTATGAATATACAAAGGAGATACTTCAAAAGGAGCTTGAAAAGGAGCTTGGAAGGGAGCCAACCGAGGAAGAGATAGAAAAAAGGATAAAAAAGGAAGGTTATAAGATAAGCCCGGAGGAAGTGGAGAAGTGTTTACAGCTTTGCAGGGTTCCTCTATCCCTTGATGCGCCAGTGGGCGAAAACGAGGATACTTCCTTTGTGGACTTTTTGAGCCAACACGGCACTGCGGACGTGGAAGAAAAGATAATAAACGAAGTTTTGGAAAAGGAGATAGAGGACCTGTTGGATAAACTTCCCGAAAAGGAAAGAAGGGTTATAGAGCTTAGGTTTGGTCTAAGGGGTGAGGAGCCAAGGACGCTAAGGGAGATAGGTGAAATTTTGCAGATATCAAGGGAAAGAGTGCGTCAGCTTGAGACAAGGGCGCTTAGAAAGCTAAGAAATATGGCTATGAAAAGGCATCTTAAAGACTTTTTAAGCTGA
- the truB gene encoding tRNA pseudouridine(55) synthase TruB — protein MLSGILLVDKPKGMTSMEVVEGIKKRFKVKAGHSGTLDPIATGLLLVLINEATKFSQFFTSLDKAYITVAKLGEITDSYDAEGEILETRPVEISCEDVKNALKSLTGTILQTPPPFSAKRVGGKRAYELARKGLKVDIKPVEVHVYKAELRECNLPHVSLYFEVSSGTYIRSLVHQLGLDLSCGAHVVELRRLRIGNFGVEKAISYHRLMSLEDLAGLLIPIGDALDFLPRISLSRELSRRIRHGMPIRLERPYERTFLRLYEMDNFLGVGLIEDNMLKPYRLMREL, from the coding sequence ATGCTTTCTGGAATACTCCTCGTAGACAAGCCAAAGGGCATGACCTCTATGGAAGTGGTGGAAGGCATTAAAAAAAGGTTTAAAGTAAAAGCTGGGCATAGTGGAACCCTTGACCCAATAGCCACTGGACTTTTGCTTGTCCTTATAAACGAGGCCACAAAGTTTTCCCAGTTTTTCACAAGCTTGGATAAGGCATATATCACTGTAGCAAAGCTTGGTGAGATAACAGATAGCTATGACGCAGAAGGAGAAATATTGGAAACAAGGCCAGTAGAAATATCTTGTGAAGATGTAAAAAATGCTTTAAAAAGCCTTACTGGTACCATACTCCAAACACCACCGCCTTTTTCGGCAAAGCGTGTGGGGGGAAAAAGGGCCTATGAATTGGCAAGAAAGGGCCTAAAGGTGGATATAAAGCCGGTAGAGGTGCATGTTTACAAAGCAGAATTGAGAGAATGCAACCTACCACATGTTAGTCTATACTTTGAGGTATCTTCCGGCACCTATATAAGGAGCTTGGTTCATCAGCTTGGCCTTGACCTCTCCTGCGGAGCCCATGTGGTAGAGCTAAGAAGGTTAAGGATTGGAAATTTTGGCGTGGAGAAGGCTATAAGCTACCATAGGCTTATGTCCCTTGAGGACCTCGCCGGGCTTTTGATACCCATAGGGGATGCCCTTGATTTTCTGCCAAGGATAAGCCTAAGTAGAGAACTTTCAAGAAGGATAAGGCACGGCATGCCTATAAGGCTTGAAAGGCCTTATGAAAGAACCTTTCTCAGACTGTATGAGATGGATAACTTTTTGGGTGTGGGCCTTATAGAGGATAATATGCTAAAGCCTTACAGGCTTATGCGAGAGCTTTAA
- a CDS encoding Do family serine endopeptidase, whose amino-acid sequence MLSFLSVFFLLSSLFFSCKAQQKEAQPTKEEKPVITSNVLSQFEQELTTIVEAVSPSVVTIFATQEVSGIEVPFPFPFQIPPQERRSLGSGVIIDHKKGKFYILTNSHVVQNARAITVRFDKHTEKKARIVGTDPKTDVAVIEVDDKDIPDPQSRIAKLGDSDKLKVGQLVIAIGNPYGLERTVTVGVVSALRRAIGITQYESFIQTDAAINPGNSGGPLVNIKGEVIGINTAILAEGQGLGFAIPINLAKWVADQLIEKGKVVRGWLGVVIQDITPEMAESLGVKEGVIIAQIMPGSPADKGGLRVGDIVVEIDGQKVNEVRELQFKIMRTPPGKEVNMKVIREGKEISLRVKVGEMPEDRQVGEQDQTQTDIGLMLRELTPEEEKRFGVKGLLVVGVAPNSLAMQSGILPGDIILQVGNRPVYSVKDFQQSIEALRQGGKNSVLLLIRRRGNNLFLVLRLR is encoded by the coding sequence ATGCTATCCTTCTTATCGGTTTTTTTCTTGCTTTCTTCCCTGTTCTTTAGCTGCAAAGCACAGCAAAAGGAAGCCCAACCTACAAAAGAAGAAAAGCCTGTAATAACCTCCAACGTGCTTTCTCAGTTTGAACAGGAGCTTACCACCATAGTGGAAGCCGTATCCCCTTCTGTGGTAACCATATTTGCAACGCAAGAAGTATCGGGCATAGAAGTTCCCTTCCCCTTCCCATTCCAAATACCACCACAGGAGAGAAGGTCCCTTGGTTCTGGTGTAATAATAGACCACAAAAAGGGTAAGTTTTATATACTTACCAACAGTCATGTGGTACAGAATGCCAGGGCAATAACTGTAAGGTTTGATAAGCACACAGAAAAAAAGGCAAGGATAGTTGGCACAGACCCCAAAACGGATGTGGCTGTGATAGAGGTGGATGATAAGGATATACCAGACCCCCAAAGTAGGATAGCCAAGCTTGGAGATTCTGACAAACTAAAGGTTGGACAATTGGTAATAGCCATAGGAAATCCTTATGGTTTGGAAAGAACTGTAACCGTTGGCGTGGTGTCTGCCCTGAGAAGGGCCATAGGTATTACCCAGTATGAAAGCTTTATACAAACAGACGCAGCCATAAACCCGGGCAACTCTGGCGGACCCCTTGTAAATATAAAAGGCGAGGTAATAGGTATAAACACGGCCATTTTGGCAGAAGGTCAAGGCCTTGGCTTTGCCATACCCATAAACTTAGCCAAGTGGGTGGCGGACCAACTTATAGAAAAGGGTAAGGTGGTAAGAGGATGGCTTGGGGTGGTAATACAGGACATAACGCCAGAAATGGCAGAAAGCCTAGGTGTGAAAGAAGGTGTAATAATAGCACAGATTATGCCAGGAAGCCCTGCAGATAAGGGAGGTCTTAGGGTAGGGGATATAGTGGTGGAGATAGATGGTCAAAAGGTTAATGAGGTGAGGGAGCTACAATTTAAGATAATGAGAACACCGCCTGGTAAAGAAGTTAATATGAAGGTCATAAGGGAAGGTAAGGAGATAAGCCTTAGGGTAAAAGTGGGTGAGATGCCAGAAGATAGGCAGGTGGGAGAGCAGGACCAAACACAAACAGACATAGGTCTTATGCTAAGAGAGCTTACACCTGAGGAAGAAAAAAGGTTTGGTGTTAAGGGTTTGCTTGTGGTTGGTGTGGCGCCCAACAGCCTTGCCATGCAAAGCGGTATATTGCCAGGTGATATAATACTCCAAGTGGGCAACAGACCTGTATACAGTGTAAAGGACTTTCAACAAAGTATAGAAGCCTTAAGGCAGGGGGGTAAAAATAGCGTCCTCCTACTCATAAGAAGGAGAGGGAATAACCTCTTTTTAGTCTTAAGGTTGAGGTAG